In Nitrosococcus oceani ATCC 19707, the following proteins share a genomic window:
- a CDS encoding tetratricopeptide repeat protein — protein sequence MSYLGLKIGLLSLFLSLLAGCEQRVPVVASEGQQSSFAADSATTASEDAPPGDIDPLLDNLGDHHHPVTTSSSLAQRYFDQGLTLAFAFNHAEAIRSFKDAATIDPDCAMCYWGVALALGPNINAPMEAAAVPQAYEAVQKALALAPKANKAEQAYIQALAIRYGPTSGADREGLDRAYADAMRELSRRYPDDLDGAVIFAEALMNLTPWEYWTPAGEPTAHTQEIIATLESVLERDPNHIGANHYYIHAVEASPAPERALPSAKRLGQLAPGAGHLVHMPAHIYWRVGDYHAAVTANEHAIHTDEEYLPDPDAEGLYRLGYYPHNIHFLFAAAQMEGNSQLALEAARKLVASIPEESYSTLPQLEEFRPMPLYALVRFGKWDEILREPKPGAFFRYTRGIWHWARGMALTRLGQLDSAAQEYEQLTKIGQSQAMAQLVFWSASSGSTLLEIAAHILAGELAGARGQTEAMIAPLREAVGIQDNLRYIEPPAWYYPVRHNLGAALLKADRAVEAEAVYRKDLKQYPQNGWSLFGLAQSLREQGQTEAAATVEKRFEEAWQHADVDLRASRF from the coding sequence ATGAGCTATCTAGGGTTAAAAATAGGGTTATTGAGTCTCTTTCTATCATTATTGGCAGGATGCGAACAGCGGGTACCCGTCGTTGCCAGCGAAGGCCAGCAGAGCAGCTTTGCCGCTGATTCGGCCACGACGGCGAGCGAAGATGCGCCACCGGGAGATATTGATCCCCTGTTGGATAATCTGGGCGATCATCATCATCCCGTTACTACCTCTTCTTCCCTGGCTCAGCGTTATTTCGATCAGGGCTTAACCCTTGCGTTTGCCTTCAATCATGCCGAGGCTATCCGCTCCTTTAAGGACGCCGCCACAATCGATCCGGATTGCGCTATGTGCTATTGGGGGGTTGCCCTTGCGCTCGGACCTAATATTAATGCGCCCATGGAGGCGGCGGCTGTCCCGCAGGCTTATGAGGCCGTTCAGAAAGCGCTGGCGCTGGCGCCTAAGGCCAATAAAGCGGAGCAAGCCTATATCCAAGCGCTGGCGATACGTTATGGGCCTACCTCTGGAGCTGATCGGGAAGGACTGGATCGGGCCTATGCCGATGCCATGAGGGAGCTGTCGCGCCGTTACCCCGATGACTTGGATGGGGCAGTGATTTTTGCCGAGGCCCTGATGAATCTCACGCCATGGGAGTACTGGACTCCCGCAGGGGAGCCGACGGCCCATACCCAGGAAATCATAGCCACCCTGGAGTCGGTATTAGAGCGCGACCCCAATCATATTGGGGCTAATCATTATTATATTCATGCTGTCGAGGCATCCCCGGCGCCGGAGCGGGCCCTTCCTAGCGCCAAGCGGTTAGGGCAGCTAGCGCCGGGCGCTGGTCATCTGGTTCATATGCCTGCCCATATTTACTGGCGGGTGGGGGATTACCATGCAGCGGTGACCGCCAATGAACATGCTATCCATACGGATGAAGAATATCTCCCCGACCCAGATGCCGAGGGGTTATACCGGCTCGGTTATTACCCCCATAACATCCATTTCCTATTTGCCGCGGCGCAGATGGAAGGCAACAGCCAGCTGGCCTTGGAAGCGGCCCGCAAACTAGTGGCCAGTATTCCCGAAGAATCCTACTCGACCTTACCTCAATTGGAGGAATTTAGGCCCATGCCTCTCTACGCCTTGGTGCGGTTCGGGAAATGGGATGAAATTCTCCGTGAACCCAAGCCCGGTGCCTTCTTTCGATACACGCGGGGAATCTGGCATTGGGCCCGGGGCATGGCGCTCACGCGTCTGGGTCAGCTTGATTCCGCAGCCCAGGAATATGAACAATTAACCAAAATCGGGCAGTCCCAGGCCATGGCTCAACTAGTTTTTTGGTCTGCTTCTTCCGGCTCAACCTTGCTAGAGATTGCCGCCCATATTCTCGCCGGAGAATTAGCCGGCGCCCGGGGCCAGACCGAAGCAATGATCGCCCCCCTCAGGGAAGCGGTGGGCATTCAGGATAATCTGCGGTATATCGAACCGCCGGCTTGGTATTACCCGGTGCGCCATAATCTGGGCGCGGCGTTGCTGAAGGCGGATCGGGCCGTAGAAGCCGAAGCCGTTTACCGGAAAGATTTAAAGCAATATCCCCAAAATGGCTGGTCGCTCTTTGGCTTGGCCCAAAGCCTCCGTGAGCAAGGCCAAACCGAAGCGGCGGCAACGGTGGAAAAGCGCTTTGAGGAGGCTTGGCAGCACGCCGATGTGGACTTGAGGGCTTCCCGCTTTTGA
- a CDS encoding mechanosensitive ion channel family protein, translated as MAEQNSIGSDAIQDLPQQIDYDLSMAVERFDSWVDGAIRLLPNIFLALVVMILFYGLAVLVRWLVQRQSIRRGRHNLGRMLGSFSKWAVILSGFLLAATIVLPTLNPGDLIAGLGVSSVAIGFAFKDILQNWLAGLLILLRQPFEVDDQIKVDSHEGTVEQIETRATIIKTYDGQRILIPNSYIYTHAVIVKTAYEKRRSQYDININYDNSANSIGETCERIRGAIAQVAEVETNPPPEALAWDLTEDKVTIRARWWTNSHRTNMSRVRAAVINAIRQVLDQSRTEPKPH; from the coding sequence ATGGCCGAGCAAAATAGCATAGGCTCTGACGCAATACAGGACCTACCTCAGCAAATTGATTACGACCTTAGCATGGCTGTTGAACGTTTCGACAGTTGGGTCGATGGCGCTATCCGATTATTGCCGAATATCTTTTTGGCTCTCGTAGTAATGATATTATTCTATGGCTTGGCTGTACTTGTCCGATGGCTCGTTCAGCGCCAATCAATCCGCCGGGGCCGCCACAACCTAGGAAGAATGCTCGGCAGTTTTTCGAAATGGGCGGTTATCTTATCTGGTTTTTTGCTAGCGGCAACTATCGTGTTGCCCACTTTAAACCCTGGTGATTTGATAGCGGGGTTAGGCGTCAGCTCTGTTGCCATCGGTTTTGCATTCAAAGACATATTACAAAACTGGCTTGCCGGGTTACTGATTTTATTACGCCAGCCATTTGAGGTTGACGATCAAATCAAAGTTGATAGCCATGAGGGTACCGTCGAACAAATCGAGACCCGCGCAACGATTATTAAAACTTATGATGGGCAGCGGATTCTTATCCCAAACAGCTACATTTACACCCATGCAGTGATAGTAAAAACAGCTTATGAAAAACGCCGCAGCCAATACGATATTAATATAAACTATGATAATAGTGCCAATAGTATTGGAGAGACGTGCGAGCGAATACGGGGTGCTATCGCCCAGGTTGCAGAGGTTGAAACCAACCCGCCTCCTGAGGCCCTAGCCTGGGATTTAACCGAAGACAAAGTCACCATCCGGGCACGCTGGTGGACAAATAGCCACCGGACAAATATGTCCCGAGTGCGTGCGGCAGTAATCAACGCCATTAGGCAAGTCTTGGACCAAAGCCGGACGGAACCCAAACCCCATTAA